The Opitutaceae bacterium genomic interval TGATTGGATGGCAAAACTCACGGTATGCGATCAACCGGCTCATTCAGAGCTACAACGAGCTGACGCTCGGCAACGCTAAGCCTAGCGCCAAGGAAGAACTCAACATCGCGGCAGTGCGCCGGCATATCCTGTCCAGCTTGCTGGAACTGAAAGGTAAGCTGGACAGCAAATACGGTCATTTTCGCCGCGACAAATTCGACACCACTCCAATCGACGTGGTGCGCAGTGCGCGGCGTGGAGATCTCGACCGTGCCGAGAGTTGGCGAAGTATCCGCAACCTCACCTTTCATTTCGGCGACGTTATTGAAGACGACGCTCAGTTGGTCGCGACCTACAAAAGTATTTTAGCTGTTTCCGACGCCGAGGTTAACGCTGTATGGGAGGCGATCGTTGAGGTTGGTGAAGCGATGAAAAAGCTCTCGTTGGATCGTTGCTAGGCACATTAGGATCGAAATTCGAAATTGTTAGGGTGAGGTTTTTTGAAGCGAATGGAGCGAATCCGCTGCGCCAGAATGGTCGGAGAGCCGCCGCATTCGCTCCAGCGAATTGACACAACTGGCCCGCGCCCGAGGGAAATATCTCGGAAAACAGCCTGATTCGCTCCAAAAAGTTCGGAGTGCCGCCCACCACGGGCAGCCATTTGACGCGCGCCGAGACGGCTCAGCAATTAGCCGGCATGGATGAGAACCAATGGTTCGACGACTGAGGCCGCGTGAGCGGGCGAAGGAGATGGGCCGCCTGAAGGGCGCCCGGAGGGTGGGCGGAACGCCCAGCCAATCCATGCCGGGCAGCCATTTGACGCGCGCCTTCGGCGCTTGTCTTTGAGCCTGAGCGGGGTCGAAGGCCGACTTCGCGCTTGCGGGACGATCAGCCGCGACCATCGTACTCATTAGGTGCATCGGAGCGGGGAGATCTTCGCCTGCAGCTGAGCACGTTTCTTGAAGCTCAGATCAAGCGTTGGGCACGTGCCAAGAAAGAGGCGTTGGCTGCACGCGATTACGCTCGTTTGAGGGTTCTTTCGCAGTCCGCTGAATTCTCTCCGATTCGAACTTGTCAGATTCCTGGGCTGATGCCTCAGTGGCCTTTCACGTCAGTTTCCCCCTTCAAACCAACCTCCCATGCTCGTCCATAGCGTCTATTTCTGGCTCCGAAACGATCTCTCTGCGGAAGACAAGAAAACCTTCGTTGCCGGGCTCGAGTCCCTTCGCGGCGTAAAGACAGTTAAGCAGCTCTTCATCGGCACGCCGGCGCCGCTCGCACCGCGGCCGGTGGTGGACAGCACCTACTCCTATGCGCTGACCATCGTCTTCGACGACGAGGCGGGTCACGATTCGTACCAGGTCGACCCGATCCACCAGGCCTTCGTCGCCGATAACAAGACGAAGTGGACGCGAGTGCAGATTTACGACGCGGCCTGAACCAACGCGCGAAGAAGGCGGGCCGTTTTTGCAGGCCCGCCCCTGTCGCTGGGAGTGGAGGCTGCTTAGTTTGAGACGACGTGTTGTTTGGTTTCGGGTGTGACTTCCGTGAAGCGCACCGTCCGCCACAGCTGCGCCTTGAGCTCGTGAGCGTCATCGGGGAGCACCCGCGCCGGAACACCATCGATCTCGGCATAACCGATGATCATTGTGTTTACCCGGCTATCGGTCGCCGTACGCCCAGCGAGGTTGAACTCTCGTCCTTCGTTCAGCCAAAGCCGTCTCTCAGTCAGTCCCGTGAACCAGCGTGTCCGCCCGAGCCCGTTCGGCGCATCGGCCTCGACAATGTCAGCGGAGACCCAGCCGTAGT includes:
- a CDS encoding Dabb family protein, yielding MLVHSVYFWLRNDLSAEDKKTFVAGLESLRGVKTVKQLFIGTPAPLAPRPVVDSTYSYALTIVFDDEAGHDSYQVDPIHQAFVADNKTKWTRVQIYDAA